One Thermoplasmata archaeon genomic window, TTCAAAAAATGTCAGAAAGTATTCTGTATGTTAAACCCCATATCTTATATTCTCTATAATAATAACAATCGTCGGCTTTTTTAAGATCTTTTTCATCAACCCAGAAAGCCTTCTCTACCTCATCACTAATCTTGAATTCTTCGGTTTTTTTGCAAAACGCATAAAATGCCTGAACCCTAATCTTGCGGTTCAAAGGTATATATACCCCCAAACTACCCTCTATCTCTGGCTTTATTCCAACTTCTTCAAAGCACTCTCGTTCTGCTGCCTGCATTATAGTCTCTTCGGCCTTTTTAAATCCGCCTGGCAATGCCATATGCCCAGACCATGGATCGTCAATTCTCTCTTTCCTTTTTATCAGTACGAATCCATGTTTATCAGTCAAGAAAACCACTGCGGCGTCAGTATTTAATAACTCTATTTTTTTTGTAAATTTATCCAGATTCATTTTAAAAATAGATATAATTTATAGTATTTAAAGAATAAGATCAGATAAAGTTTAAAAATGAAGAAAGTATATAGATCTATAATGGAAACACCACTTATGGCACAGTACTATTCTATTAAAAAGAGGTTCCCCGATACAATATTACTTTTTAGAGTTGGCGATTTTTATGAGACCTTTTATGAAGATGCAAAATTGGTATCTAAAGAATTGAATATTGTATTAACTTCTAGAAATAAGGAAAAAAGCAATATACCGCTAGCCGGCGTGCCATATCATGCCATTTATTCTTATCTTTCAAAACTAATAGAAAAAGGATACAAGGTTGCAATTTGTGAGCAGTTGGAAGATCCTAAAAAAGCAAAAGGGCTCGTTAAGAGAGATGTAATAAGGGTGATAACTCCAGGCACTATACTTGATGAACAGTTGCTTACCAAAGAAAATAACTATTTAGCATCATTAACAGTTGAGAAATCTGGATATGGTATTGTTTTTGTGGACATCTCCACAAACGAGATGTTTGGTGCAGAATACGAAAGAGAACAAAAAAATGAGCTCATTTCCGATATTTTAAAATATCGTCCTGCGGAGATTTTAGCATTTGATACAGAGAAAGAGGTTGAACATGAAATAGAAGGAAAGATTAAAGTTAGCCTTACTTATTTCAAAGATTTTTATTTTGACAAAAAAGTGGCAGAAAAAGAGATATGTGAACAGTTTGGTGTGCCAGAGCTGAGAAGCATAGGACTAGAAAATAAAGAGCATCTTCAATTTGCAATAAGTTTGATATTGAAATACATTGCCGATACTCAAAAAACAAAGATTAAATTTATCAAGAATATTACGATATATGAGTCTAAAGAGTACATGCTCTTAGATTATACTACACTCAAGAACCTGGAGATTTTTGACAGTATAAGAAATGAAAAACAGAATACTTTATTTGGGATCCTGGATCAGTGCAAAACATCAATCGGGTCAAGGACATTAAAACGGTGGATACAGAAACCCTTATTAAATCCAGAGCATATAAAGTATAGAAGTGATGGGGTAGAAGTGCTGTACAAGAACAGTATAATTAGAAGCGTTATTTTTGATATTTTATCTAAGATTGGGGATTTAGAGCGAATAAACAGCAGAATATCTTTCAAGACTGCCAATCCCAGAGATCTTATTACCCTTAAAAATTGTTTGAAGCAGGTCCCTTATTTAAAAGAGATGATCAAAGAACTAGATGTTAAAATAATAAAAGATATATATAAAAACATGGATCCTTTGCCTGACTTAAGTTATTTAATAGAACAAGCAATTATAGATAATCCACCAAACAACATTGAATCTGGTGGAATACTGAAAGATGGGTACAACGAGAGCTTAGATCAATACAGAAAGACAAAGAAAGAAGGCATTAACTGGATATCGAGCATCGAAGAAAAAGAACGTAGAAACAGTAACATAAAAAATCTAAAGATAGGATATAATGACCTGATAGGATATTATTTTGAGATCAGCACATCTAATTCAAATAAAGTACCAGCTCATTTTATCAGAAAACAGAGTTTGAAGAACAGTGAAAGGTTTACCACTCCAGAATTGCAGGAAAAAGAGTATCTTATAAGATCAGCAGATGAAAATATAGTAACTTTAGAAAAGGATCTTTATTTAGATATATTGAATATATTAAATAATTATATTGATAAAATTCAAAATCTTGCTCAAGGAATAGGGCAGCTAGACGCTTTAAATAATCTGGCAGAGCTAGCAGTGAAGCGTAACTATACTAAGCCAATCGTTGATGATACCGGGATAATAGAATTAAAAGATTCAAAACATCCTATACTTGATATAATACAGGAAGATGTTGTAGCAAACGATCTGTATATGGATAGCAATGAAAACAGATTTTTGATTATTACAGGCCCTAACATGGCAGGTAAGAGCACTTATATGCGCCAGATTGCAATAATTATTATAATGGCACAGATAGGTTCATTCGTGCCCGCAAAAAATGCAAAGATAGGAGTTGTAGATAAAATATTCACACGCGTTGGAGCAAGTGACGATGTTTTAAGAGGTCAGAGCACATTTATGACTGAAATGATCGAATTATCTAATATATTGAATAGTGCTACAAGCAACAGTCTTGTAATACTTGACGAGATTGGAAGGGGGACCAGCACATTTGACGGGTTAAGCATTGCATGGGCTACTGCTGAGTACATACATAACACTATTGGCTGCAAAACGTTGTTTGCAACGCATTATCATCAGATGATCGAGCTAGAAAAATTTTTGAATGGTATTAAAAATTATTATATTTCTGTAAAGGAAACACCTGAGGGATTGGTATTTATAAGAAAGATCATGCGTGGGGGAATGAGTGAAAGCTACGGCATTGAAGTTGCAAAACTTGCAGGGCTTCCAACATTGCTGATAAATCGAGCCAGACAGGTACTTGAAAAGATAGAGTCTGAGAACGTGTTAGAAGTGAAAAAGCAGGCCAAGATATTCCAGAGTGTGTTTGAGATTCGCGATGATAATGAGCTGTTAGAAGAACTAAAAAAGATAGACATTAGTGCACTTACTCCTATAGAAGCATTAAATAAAATAAATGAGTGGAAAAAGAAGATTCAAGGA contains:
- the mutS gene encoding DNA mismatch repair protein MutS, translated to METPLMAQYYSIKKRFPDTILLFRVGDFYETFYEDAKLVSKELNIVLTSRNKEKSNIPLAGVPYHAIYSYLSKLIEKGYKVAICEQLEDPKKAKGLVKRDVIRVITPGTILDEQLLTKENNYLASLTVEKSGYGIVFVDISTNEMFGAEYEREQKNELISDILKYRPAEILAFDTEKEVEHEIEGKIKVSLTYFKDFYFDKKVAEKEICEQFGVPELRSIGLENKEHLQFAISLILKYIADTQKTKIKFIKNITIYESKEYMLLDYTTLKNLEIFDSIRNEKQNTLFGILDQCKTSIGSRTLKRWIQKPLLNPEHIKYRSDGVEVLYKNSIIRSVIFDILSKIGDLERINSRISFKTANPRDLITLKNCLKQVPYLKEMIKELDVKIIKDIYKNMDPLPDLSYLIEQAIIDNPPNNIESGGILKDGYNESLDQYRKTKKEGINWISSIEEKERRNSNIKNLKIGYNDLIGYYFEISTSNSNKVPAHFIRKQSLKNSERFTTPELQEKEYLIRSADENIVTLEKDLYLDILNILNNYIDKIQNLAQGIGQLDALNNLAELAVKRNYTKPIVDDTGIIELKDSKHPILDIIQEDVVANDLYMDSNENRFLIITGPNMAGKSTYMRQIAIIIIMAQIGSFVPAKNAKIGVVDKIFTRVGASDDVLRGQSTFMTEMIELSNILNSATSNSLVILDEIGRGTSTFDGLSIAWATAEYIHNTIGCKTLFATHYHQMIELEKFLNGIKNYYISVKETPEGLVFIRKIMRGGMSESYGIEVAKLAGLPTLLINRARQVLEKIESENVLEVKKQAKIFQSVFEIRDDNELLEELKKIDISALTPIEALNKINEWKKKIQG
- a CDS encoding NUDIX domain-containing protein encodes the protein MNLDKFTKKIELLNTDAAVVFLTDKHGFVLIKRKERIDDPWSGHMALPGGFKKAEETIMQAAERECFEEVGIKPEIEGSLGVYIPLNRKIRVQAFYAFCKKTEEFKISDEVEKAFWVDEKDLKKADDCYYYREYKIWGLTYRILSDIF